A window from Cryptomeria japonica chromosome 1, Sugi_1.0, whole genome shotgun sequence encodes these proteins:
- the LOC131026862 gene encoding laccase-11-like, producing the protein MRLKNYTRLCHTKPIVTVNGRYPGPTIYAREGDTVLVNVTNHVKYNVTIHWHGIRQLRTGWADGPAYITQCPIQTRQSFVYNFTITGQRGTLFYHAHIMWLRATLYGPIVISPKKHVPYPFPKPHKEVTLVLGEWWNADTEAVINQALKSGGAPNASDAHTINGKPGPLFNCSTKDTYALAVESDKTYLLRFINAALNDQVFFSIANHLLTVVEVDAVYTKPFKTQAIAISPGQTTNVLLNTDKKAGRCFMAVRAFMDAPIPVDNMTAVGILQYIGTPNTSNPIKPVIPKINDTAFYTNFSNSLKSLNSVAFPAKVPKTVDRNLLFTIGLALDSCPTCVNGNRASASINNVSFIMPTIALLQAHCYNISGVFTKDFPDNPPTSFNYTGTPPKNIFTSKGTRLTSLTYNSTVQLVLQDTSILIVDNHPIHLHGFNFFIVGSGFGNYNPNKDPAKFNLVDPLERNTVGVPTGGWTAIRFRADNLGGFLSNLNYSVSKVLLFRNQPEKLIEVLPMNSL; encoded by the exons ATGAGACTCAAGAATTATACACGTTTATGCCACACAAAGCCCATTGTGACAGTGAATGGGAGATATCCAGGCCCAACAATATATGCAAGAGAGGGTGACACAGTGCTAGTCAATGTAACAAATCATGTGAAATACAACGTTACCATACACTG GCATGGAATCAGACAGTTAAGGACTGGGTGGGCTGATGGACCTGCATACATCACACAGTGCCCTATTCAAACACGCCAAAGTTTTGTATACAACTTTACAATCACTGGGCAAAGAGGAACATTGTTCTATCATGCCCATATTATGTGGCTACGTGCAACTTTGTATGGCCCCATTGTCATCTCGCCAAAGAAACATGTACCATATCCTTTCCCAAAACCTCACAAGGAAGTCACCCTGGTTTTAG GGGAATGGTGGAATGCAGACACAGAAGCTGTAATAAATCAGGCTCTCAAATCAGGAGGAGCACCAAATGCATCAGACGCTCACACCATTAATGGGAAACCCGGGCCTCTCTTCAATTGTTCTACTAAAG ATACTTATGCTTTGGCAGTAGAATCTGATAAAACCTACCTTCTCCGATTCATCAACGCTGCACTTAATGATCAAGTTTTTTTCAGCATAGCAAACCATCTCTTAACAGTGGTAGAAGTTGACGCAGTATACACCAAGCCATTCAAGACCCAGGCAATAGCCATTTCTCCTGGCCAGACAACAAATGTTCTCCTGAACACAGACAAGAAAGCAGGAAGATGTTTCATGGCAGTCCGAGCATTCATGGACGCCCCCATCCCAGTCGACAACATGACTGCAGTAGGAATACTTCAATACATCGGAACACCCAATACTTCCAACCCCATAAAGCCTGTAATCCCTAAGATAAACGATACTGCTTTCTATACCAACTTCAGCAATAGCCTTAAAAGCTTGAATTCTGTAGCGTTTCCTGCAAAAGTCCCTAAGACAGTAGACCGAAATCTACTGTTCACAATAGGACTTGCATTGGATTCATGCCCAACTTGTGTTAATGGCAACCGTGCATCTGCTTCAATCAACAATGTAAGCTTTATCATGCCCACGATTGCTCTTTTGCAAGCACATTGTTACAACATCAGTGGAGTTTTCACAAAAGATTTTCCAGATAATCCTCCCACGTCCTTCAATTACACAGGCACACCACCTAAGAACATCTTCACATCCAAAGGAACAAGACTTACTAGTTTGACATACAATTCAACAGTTCAGTTGGTGCTTCAGGACACCAGCATTCTTATAGTTGATAATCATCCAATTCATCTCCATGGCTTCAATTTTTTCATTGTTGGGTCAGGTTTTGGTAACTACAACCCAAATAAGGACCCAGCCAAATTCAATTTGGTAGACCCTCTAGAGCGTAATACAGTGGGAGTGCCAACAGGAGGATGGACTGCTATTCGATTCAGAGCAGATAATCTAGGtgggt TTTTATCAAATTTAAATTATTCAGTTTCAAAAGTACTATTATTTCGAAACCAACCTGAGAAATTGATTGAAGTTTTGCCAATGAATTCTTTATAA